Genomic DNA from uncultured Desulfuromusa sp.:
ATTCGCTGTTTGCCCGTCACTTCCCTTAAAAGCAGTTGTGTACCGTCACTATAGCCTTCTAAATTATGCTGCAGCGTCTCTAAAGATTCTTTGACTGAATAATTTTTTTCCAGCCGCCGTTTCAATTCATTCAGGGCGGACTCTTTGCTGTTAAATAATTCTCTTAACTGCTCAAGCTGCTCGCTCAAATCTTCAGTTCGTTCCTTTAAAACATCCTGTTGTAAATGAACATGCTGCAGCTGTTCGATAATACGTTCCCGACGTTGCTGCAATTCCGCCTGCTGCTCCCGAATCTGTTGCGCATCGCGCTGTGATTGTTTGCGGCGTTCCGCCTCAGCAATCAGGCGTCGATCAATCTCATCTCTGCGATTCGCCAGGCGATTGCTCTGTGCAAAAAGTTCCATCAGCTCGCTGCGGCATTCCTCAAACTGAGTGTTCAACTGCCGCTCCTTGTCCAAACTGTCCTGGAGAGCGGCTTCACGGCTTGCAACTTCACGCTGTAAACTCTCCAGACCCTGCGCCGAAGCACTCTCCTGAACCTGTAACTGCTTCTGTTCGCTTGCCAGAGCATCCAGCCTTGCAGCGTAATCTTTCAGCTCTGCCTGAATTTCCTCTTCTTGAGTGGAAAAAAGCTCTTTTTGACTTATCAGTAATTTCCGCTCATTTTCAACCCGCTGGACTTCAGCCCCGAGTTGGTAGATTTTCTCCTGCGCCTGGCGATGTTCAGCTTCGACTTCAGACAGCTTGAGTTGCTGTTCCTCAAGTTGGAGATCACCTTCTTCCAATCGAGCATCCAGACGCTCAAGAATGACCGCCTGCTCCTTTTCCTGCTGAGAAACGATGCCTATCTCACTTTTTAGCTTTTGAAACCGGTTCCCTGCCAGGCTCAGTTCAATCTGCTTAACTTCACCACGATATTGTCGAAACTTTTCAGCCTTTTGCGCCTGCCTCTTGAGACTGCCGATCTGTCGCCTCACTTCGCTGATAATATCTCCCAGGCGAACCAGATTTTGTTTGGTGGCATCCATTTTTCTCACAGCGGTTTTTTTACGAGACTTGAATTTAGTCACCCCGGCAGCCTCTTCAATCAAGAGCCGCCGTTCTTCCGGTTTGGCACTCACCAGCATACCCACCTTACCTTGCTCGATAATTGAATAAGCACGGGCACCGACCCCGGTATCCATAAATAATTCAGTAATATCAAGCAGACGACAGGGGGTACTATTGATCAGATACTCACTCTCACCGCTGCGATAGAGGCGGCGAGTAATCATGATTTCAGCAAAATCTTTGTAGATTGCCGGACAGAGCCCGGCCCGGTTATCAAAAGTTATGGAGACCTGGGCCAAGCCATGAGGTTTGCGGGTTTCACTGCCACCAAAGATGACGTCTTCCATCATTCGCCCACGGAGATGACGTGCATTCTGCTCCCCCATAACCCAGCGAATAGCATCAACAACATTACTCTTGCCACAGCCATTGGGGCCAACAACACCGGTAATTCCCCGTTCAAAATCAAGGGAAACTTTATCGACAAAGGATTTAAAACCTAGAATTTCGAGACGTTTGATCTTCATACCGGATTGCGGAAGCGTCCTTAAAATAGTGAACCATCCACCTATTCGGCAAACAGTTCTTTCGCTTATGGTCCAAGCAGGTCTACACGGGGCCGTCATACTATCAGGGGGGTGAAACCATGTAAAGAATAGAAGTCTATAAAGTATTGCTCTTGCTGGCCTGAATCAGAAAAGTTATGATGACCATAACCCCTTGTTTTGAACCTTTCTTACAGGAATAATTAATGAACCGATCATCAGCACGGCTTTTTATTCGCATCACCTGCTATGCGCTGATTGTGCTCGCAACTTTTTTTGCTCTCCTCATCGTTTATCTCAGTCAATTGGATTTAAATGACTACCGCCGTTCACTCGAGCAGACTATGAGCTCTGCGCTAAAACAACCCGTGCAAATAGGACATAGTTCTCTGACTTTCAATCGTGGCTTCGCTCTGGCATTAAAAAATCTACAGATTGGAGAGAGTCGTGCCCCCCTGGCTGACATCCCCAAAGTCATGGCGACATTGAAACTTACACCTCTGTTCAAGGGGCAACTTATCCTTGATCAAGTCCAGATTGACAATCCTAAAATTAAAATCAAACTGCCTTTTCCAGAACGACCTGCCAAAGGGACATCCCAACGACTATTCAACACCTTGGGAATCCGCATCCTGAACGTCCACAATGCAAGTATAGAGGTGCTTCAAGTACAGAGTGACAAGACGGACCGAGAGTTTAAATTTTCACACCTTAATGCCCTCCTCCGTGGTTGGAATCCTGGGAAAACCGGCGAGTTGACTGTAAGTGGGCAGTTACAAAAGCAGGGTGGTCGTTTCCTTTTTGAAACCCGCCTCCCTTCAAGTCGCAACCCGGAAATCTGGAGAAATGAAGAACAAAAGGCACAACTCAAAATTACAAATTTCTCAACGAAAAAACTCCCCGAAGGCCCCGGTCAAATTCTCCCTGAACTTATGAACATGGACTTAGTCATTCAAGGAGTGCCGGCAACCGGGACAAGCTTCAACACGACTCTGATCAACCCGGATAATAACGAACCCATTCTTTCACTATCAGGACGATGGACATCTGCAAGCGGACAAGAGGCCATAACCAAACTTAAAGGGGAATTGCTGAAAATCCCGCTGAGTGGAGAATTTTACTTTATCAGGCAGGTGGAAAAATATTTCCTGGCGGGGAAACTGGGTGCCGATAACGTAACATTAACCCCCGAAATTCTAAAATCCTGGCAAATTCCGGATGCAGATAAATTTCTCCGTGGTCAACTGGACCAAATAATGTTCACTCTCAATGAAAGCTGGGCTCCGACAGAAAAACATCCTGTCCTACCTCACATTGACGCAAAGATAGCTCTCTCCCATCTCGACTGGAAGCATCCGGACTTCCGGCAACTTAAAAATCTGTCAGTCAACGTTTCTATGGAAGATAAGAGCCTCGAAGCAAAAGACGGCATTTTCACTTTAGGCAGTCAAGCGGTTCATTTTTCAGGACAGATCTACAGCTTATTTCTGCAACCGAAAGTTGATTTTCAGTTCAACGTTAATACTGATATCAGCAATGTTTTATCCCAGATCAATCTTTGGGAAAATTTGGATATTTCCGGCAATCTGCCAGGATCTCTCAGGCTGACAGGCTCCCTGACCGAACCTGACTTCACGTTCCAGGCAGACTTGAACTTGCTCAGTCTGGAGCTGCAATCCTTGCTGACAAAAAAGCCAACGACCAGAAGTCAATTCACACTCCAGGGGCACATCAAAAATCAGCGCTTACAATTAAACAGTTTCTCCCTTAACCTTGATGATGCGGAAATGACCGGACGGGGCTACTTCGATTGGGCTCAACAGGGGCAAGAATTCAGCTTCACAGCTGACCCTGTCAATCTGGGAGACTTTAGAGCTTTTTCACCCCTTCTCGAAAAACTCCAGGTGCGCGGGCAAATTCAACCGGAGCTCACCCAGAAAAACATCGGGTTGCAAGGAACTTTAAAGCTAAAAAACGTTGGCGCACATCTGACTTCTGTCGTCGCTGATCTCAACAACACAACAGGTGAAATCCACCTGGACCAACACGGGTTCACCTTTCAAGACCTTAAAACCTCATTAGGACAATCGGACTTTGTAACAACAGGGATATTTAGCGACTGGAAAAATCCCGTTCTCAATCTTGACCTCAGCGGCAAAAAAATCCGCGCCCATGATCTCATATTTTCAAACCCGACACTCACCCTCCATGATTTAACAGGGCATCTTAAAATCGATGCTGAGGAAATCAATTTTGCCCCCGTTGAGGTTCGTCTGGAAGACGACACTCTGGCGGTTGTCACCGGCAAAGTCAGCGATTTCAAAAATCCACAAACCGTTCTTGAGATCCGGTCGGATAAGGTGGACGTTCTTGATGTCATCAATTTATTTGCTCGACCGGAAAACTCAGGTTCTAAACAAAAAAACGCCCAGAGGAAAGGTCAGGGTCCGTCCTTACTGATTAAAGCCAGTGCAAAACAAGGAGCTCTCGGTGGTCTGCAATTTCAAAACGCCGAAGCGACCATTCAATCTGATGATAGTCGCCTCACCATCTATCCTTTGAAATTTAATAATGGAAAAGGATGGGTCGATGCCCAGGTAGAATTTGACTACAATGAAAAAATGGCACCACTAAAAGTGTCAGGACATGTTGAAGACGTGGATGCCTCAATTCTACATCAGGACCTGTTCAAAAAGCGGGGACTCGTCAGCGGTCTGCTGAAGGGTGATTTCTATCTGGAAGGAAATCCCAAGGAAAATCATTTCTGGCAAGGGGCAAGAGGGGGGGCTCATGCGCAAATCACTCATGGAACATTACGAAAATTCCATGGGCTGGCAAAAGTCTTTTCTCTTCTCAACATTTCACAAATCTTTGCCGGTAGATTGCCGGATATGGATAAAGAAGGGATGCCTTTTTCTCTCCTGGAGGGCAGTTTCCAGATCGGGGCCGGTCTGATTCAATCAGAAGATCTTAAAGTCACCAGTGAATCCATGAACCTTTCTGCTGTCGGCACCCACACCCTCAGCGATGATTCTTTGAATGTAACCCTTGGAATCATGCCTCTTCGTACTGTTGATAAAATAATTACCTCCATTCCAATTGCAGGATGGGTCCTTGCCGGAACGGATAAAGCTTTAGTCACTGCGTACTTCAAAATCACAGGGACCAGTGAGGAACCGATAGTCACTGCGATCCCGATTGATTCAGTATCAACAACTGTCTTCGGCATTTTTAAAAGAACGTTTGGGTTGCCGGGAAAACTGATTAAAGATATTGGCTCAATGTTTGAGACAGAACCACAAAAGAAGGAAGGCCCGTGAAACGCCTGCTCAAAAGAGGTTAGCGCTTATCACCAACATAAACCGTTGCAATCCCGAAAGTTTGATCAACATATTGCAGCCTCTGGAAACCTGCATCTCCCATCATTGACGAGAACTCTTCCTGGCTGGGAAATTCAATAACCGAATCGGGGAGATATTGATAAGCGCTGCGTTTGGAAAGCAGTCCTCCGAGAGTCGGAAGAATTTTTTGAAAATAGAAATAGTAAAGTTTACGGAACAGCTGGCTGCGAGGATTGGAAAATTCCAGAATAACCACGCGGCCACCCGGCTTTAAAACCCGATACATCTCGCGCAAACCGGCCTCCCGATCAACAACATTGCGAATGCCGAAGGCAATCGTAATGCCATCAAAACATTCATCAGGATGAGGAATTTCTTCGCAAGGAGCATTGACCAGCATAATCCGCGTCCCATATGATGAATTATTCAACTTGGATTGCCCTTGAACCAGCATTCCCTGGGTAAAATCTTCACCGATAATGGTAACTGAAGGGTCGGTTTGCTTTGCAATTTCCAGAGCGATATCGCAGGTACCAGTCGCGATATCAAGAACGCGACCATCCTTAGGAATACTCAGCTGGCTCACGGCAAAACGTCGCCAGCGACGAT
This window encodes:
- a CDS encoding AsmA-like C-terminal domain-containing protein, which gives rise to MNRSSARLFIRITCYALIVLATFFALLIVYLSQLDLNDYRRSLEQTMSSALKQPVQIGHSSLTFNRGFALALKNLQIGESRAPLADIPKVMATLKLTPLFKGQLILDQVQIDNPKIKIKLPFPERPAKGTSQRLFNTLGIRILNVHNASIEVLQVQSDKTDREFKFSHLNALLRGWNPGKTGELTVSGQLQKQGGRFLFETRLPSSRNPEIWRNEEQKAQLKITNFSTKKLPEGPGQILPELMNMDLVIQGVPATGTSFNTTLINPDNNEPILSLSGRWTSASGQEAITKLKGELLKIPLSGEFYFIRQVEKYFLAGKLGADNVTLTPEILKSWQIPDADKFLRGQLDQIMFTLNESWAPTEKHPVLPHIDAKIALSHLDWKHPDFRQLKNLSVNVSMEDKSLEAKDGIFTLGSQAVHFSGQIYSLFLQPKVDFQFNVNTDISNVLSQINLWENLDISGNLPGSLRLTGSLTEPDFTFQADLNLLSLELQSLLTKKPTTRSQFTLQGHIKNQRLQLNSFSLNLDDAEMTGRGYFDWAQQGQEFSFTADPVNLGDFRAFSPLLEKLQVRGQIQPELTQKNIGLQGTLKLKNVGAHLTSVVADLNNTTGEIHLDQHGFTFQDLKTSLGQSDFVTTGIFSDWKNPVLNLDLSGKKIRAHDLIFSNPTLTLHDLTGHLKIDAEEINFAPVEVRLEDDTLAVVTGKVSDFKNPQTVLEIRSDKVDVLDVINLFARPENSGSKQKNAQRKGQGPSLLIKASAKQGALGGLQFQNAEATIQSDDSRLTIYPLKFNNGKGWVDAQVEFDYNEKMAPLKVSGHVEDVDASILHQDLFKKRGLVSGLLKGDFYLEGNPKENHFWQGARGGAHAQITHGTLRKFHGLAKVFSLLNISQIFAGRLPDMDKEGMPFSLLEGSFQIGAGLIQSEDLKVTSESMNLSAVGTHTLSDDSLNVTLGIMPLRTVDKIITSIPIAGWVLAGTDKALVTAYFKITGTSEEPIVTAIPIDSVSTTVFGIFKRTFGLPGKLIKDIGSMFETEPQKKEGP
- the ubiE gene encoding bifunctional demethylmenaquinone methyltransferase/2-methoxy-6-polyprenyl-1,4-benzoquinol methylase UbiE — translated: MYQLSDKGRGVRQMFDDIAYRYDLLNRLLSFGIDRRWRRFAVSQLSIPKDGRVLDIATGTCDIALEIAKQTDPSVTIIGEDFTQGMLVQGQSKLNNSSYGTRIMLVNAPCEEIPHPDECFDGITIAFGIRNVVDREAGLREMYRVLKPGGRVVILEFSNPRSQLFRKLYYFYFQKILPTLGGLLSKRSAYQYLPDSVIEFPSQEEFSSMMGDAGFQRLQYVDQTFGIATVYVGDKR